The following coding sequences lie in one Rutidosis leptorrhynchoides isolate AG116_Rl617_1_P2 chromosome 4, CSIRO_AGI_Rlap_v1, whole genome shotgun sequence genomic window:
- the LOC139839549 gene encoding U-box domain-containing protein 33-like isoform X9, with product MCSIAYSLVLGSHLIPGSIEDYIRDSLLHHYDHLQACQVTAYHDMDTEDMHQLLDKYKQICQDTGVCAEVQYIETEYIEKGIVEFVLQHNVRRLVMGAAADMQNSSRMVELRSKKAIYVCLHATASCQIQFIRKGEVIFTRKGWLSEADEPFVTDSEESIPSSAYVSEGHQIILHTDNPTQDDGTTSKFNEDNQNATSFSLRQERSINDELYDLLVQAIEDADKSKRDAFEESIRCRKLQKDVIETKRKVSVSEKLCAKELRIRLEVEEMLERTVEELQMELEQKSSLESQIADSVDIVNELEHAVFSKDEQLKIYKKERDKLKVECDDAVRLVEELTEKNANEALNFYSEFESSEVKDAIRNFDRSLKIGEGIYYTTYKGLLRHTKVVVKVFYSRNSQVHSGYQQEVNLVSKLRHPNLVTFIGACPDNRMIIYEYLSGGSLEDRLDCKDDTPPLSWQNRIHIAAELCISLIFLLSCGVVHGNLKPTNILLDRNFVTKLSDFGIHHELSQNEILSNNYPSEYMDPVYLSTGEFTTNSDAYSFGIILLRLLTGKPALGIINEVQLAVDDDNLKNILDSSAGDWPFVQAQQLAVLALSCCDLVTTNRPNFETGIWRVVEPIRASCGLCSSKSGSERRRDIPHYFVCPIFQDTMGDPVVAADGFTYEEEAIKGWLDSGHNTSPMTNIKLANTNLVPNHALRSAIQEWLQQP from the exons ATGTGTTCGATTGCTTATTCCTTGGTGctaggttcccacttgattcccggttccattgaagattatattcgagattctctacttcatcattatg ATCACCTTCAAGCATGTCAAGTCACAGCATACCATGATATGGATACGGAAGATATGCACCAGCTTCTCGATAAATATAAACAGATATGTCAGGATACGGGG GTGTGTGCGGAGGTGCAGTATATTGAAACGGAATATATCGAGAAAGGTATTGTtgaatttgtacttcaacacaatGTCAGAAGGCTTGTCATGGGAGCAGCCGCAGACATGCAAAATTCAAG TAGAATGGTGGAATTAAGATCCAAGAAAGCCATATATGTGTGTTTACATGCGACTGCTTCCTGTCAAATTCAGTTTATACGCAAAGGAGAAGTTATTTTTACTAG GAAAGGTTGGTTGAGTGAAGCAGACGAACCGTTTGTCACTGATTCTGAAGAGAGTATTCCGAGTTCAGCATATGTTAGTGAAGGACATCAAATTATATTACATACTGACAACCCAACTCAAGACGATGGTACAACGTCTAAATTCAACGAGGACAATCAAAACGCTACATCATTCAGTCTCAGA CAAGAAAGAAGTATAAATGATGAGCTTTATGACCTGCTTGTACAAGCCATTGAAGATGCAGATAAGTCCAAACGAGATGCTTTTGAGGAGTCTATCAGGTGTCGGAAATTACAAAAAGATGTCATAGAGACTAAGCGCAAG GTGAGTGTATCTGAAAAGTTGTGTGCGAAAGAACTGAGAATAAGGCTAGAGGTTGAAGAGATGCTAGAAAGAACCGTGGAAGAACTCCAAATGGAACTCGAACAAAAGTCATCTCTAGAAAGTCAAATTGCAGATTCTGTCGATATTGTAAACGAGCTTGAACATGCAGTGTTCTCTAAGGATGAACAGCTTAAAATTTATAAAAAAGAACGTGACAAATTGAAGGTAGAATGTGATGATGCAGTTAGACTAGTCGAGGAATTAACAGAGAAAAATGCAAACGAAGCCTTAAACTTTTACTCTGAGTTTGAGTCATCAGAAGTTAAAGACGCCATTCGTAACTTTGACCGGTCACTTAAGATAGGAGAAGGGATTTATTATACTACATACAAAGGTTTACTTCGGCATACCAAAGTGGTCGTAAAGGTGTTTTACTCTCGTAATTCTCAAGTCCACTCAGGATATCAGCAGGAG GTGAATCTTGTAAGCAAACTTAGGCACCCAAATCTTGTAACCTTCATAGGAGCCTGCCCAGATAATCGGATGATAATTTACGAGTATCTTTCTGGAGGTAGCCTTGAAGATCGGCTCGACTGTAAAGACGATACTCCACCATTATCATGGCAAAATAGAATCCACATTGCAGCAGAGTTATGCATCTCTCTTATTTTTCTACTTTCATGTGGCGTTGTTCATGGTAATCTAAAGCCAACTAACATCCTTCTAGACCGGAACTTTGTTACTAAATTAAGTGACTTTGGAATCCATCATGAACTGTCCCAAAACGAGATCTTAAGCAATAATTACCCATCCGAATATATGGACCCTGTGTATCTTTCTACAGGAGAGTTTACTACGAATTCAGATGCTTATTCTTTCGGTATTATATTATTGAGGCTATTAACGGGTAAACCTGCTTTGGGGATAATAAATGAAGTGCAATTAGCAGTAGATGATGATAATTTGAAGaatatattggattctagtgctgGAGACTGGCCATTTGTGCAGGCACAACAATTGGCTGTTCTGGCATTGAGTTGTTGTGATCTTGTTACTACAAATAGGCCCAATTTTGAAACCGGGATTTGGAGGGTGGTTGAACCGATACGCGCTTCGTGTGGACTTTGTTCGTCTAAGTCAGGTTCCGAAAGACGACGAGATATTCCACACTACTTTGTTTGTCCAATCTTTCAG GATACTATGGGAGATCCGGTGGTGGCAGCTGATGGATTTACATATGAAGAAGAGGCTATAAAAGGATGGTTAGACAGTGGCCATAACACCTCACCTATGACCAACATTAAGCTAGCCAACACCAACCTTGTCCCGAACCATGCACTACGGTCTGCCATTCAAGAATGGCTCCAGCAACCATAA